In the Orenia marismortui DSM 5156 genome, one interval contains:
- the thrC gene encoding threonine synthase: protein MKYISTRGNYEGVSAAEAIRLGMVPEGGLFVPETVPAFSQDEIYQMNELNYQEIAYQILEKFLTDYSQEELKEVIEAAYNENSFVDQDIAPVVKLDDNLYILELWHGPTAAFKDMALQILPHLLVKAINKSDSDKEVVILVATSGDTGKAALEGFKDVDGIKIIVFYPDDGVSKVQEAQMLTTEGDNTVVVSVEGNFDDCQSAVKEIFADKEFNNLINQNNYQFSSANSINWGRLVPQIIYYFSTYAYLLRDESISKGEKINISVPTGNFGNILAAYYASQMGLAVNKFICASNTNKVLTDFLNTGIYDINRDFHKTISPSMDILISSNLERFLFEMTGHDADKINQWYKDLKETGKFEVDEATRKKIQGLFVGEWTTEEETQDIITEVFKEYDYTLDTHTAVGVDSYQKYVEETRDNTITIIDSTANPYKFSKSVLEALEGDVAAENEFKILKKLNEVTGLEIHRGLKGLEEKEIRHNRNCNTTAIKAEVKDILGI, encoded by the coding sequence ATGAAATATATCAGTACACGGGGAAATTATGAAGGGGTTAGTGCAGCAGAAGCAATTCGTTTAGGGATGGTACCTGAAGGGGGATTATTTGTACCTGAAACTGTACCAGCTTTTAGTCAAGATGAGATTTATCAGATGAATGAGCTTAATTATCAAGAGATTGCTTATCAAATATTAGAAAAATTCCTAACAGATTATAGTCAAGAAGAATTAAAAGAGGTTATTGAGGCAGCATATAATGAAAATAGTTTTGTAGATCAGGATATAGCTCCAGTTGTGAAGTTAGATGATAATCTGTACATATTAGAGCTATGGCATGGTCCAACAGCTGCTTTTAAGGATATGGCATTACAAATATTACCACATCTGTTAGTAAAGGCTATTAATAAGTCTGATTCAGATAAAGAGGTTGTAATTCTAGTTGCTACCTCTGGAGATACTGGTAAGGCGGCTTTAGAAGGTTTTAAGGATGTAGATGGAATAAAGATTATTGTCTTCTATCCTGATGATGGAGTTAGTAAGGTGCAAGAAGCTCAGATGTTGACAACAGAAGGTGATAATACTGTAGTTGTTAGTGTTGAAGGTAACTTTGATGACTGTCAAAGTGCTGTTAAGGAGATCTTTGCTGATAAAGAATTTAACAATTTAATCAATCAAAACAATTATCAATTTTCTTCAGCTAATTCTATTAACTGGGGTAGATTAGTACCACAGATTATTTATTATTTCTCAACCTATGCATATTTACTAAGAGATGAAAGCATAAGTAAAGGAGAGAAGATAAATATTTCTGTACCAACAGGTAACTTTGGTAATATCCTAGCAGCTTATTATGCTTCACAGATGGGATTAGCAGTTAATAAATTTATCTGTGCATCTAATACAAATAAGGTTTTGACGGATTTTCTAAATACAGGTATTTATGATATTAATCGTGATTTTCATAAGACGATCAGTCCATCAATGGATATTTTAATTTCTTCTAATTTAGAAAGATTTTTATTTGAGATGACTGGACATGATGCTGATAAGATTAATCAATGGTACAAAGATTTAAAAGAGACTGGAAAATTTGAGGTTGATGAAGCTACTAGAAAGAAGATTCAAGGTCTTTTTGTAGGGGAATGGACTACAGAAGAGGAGACGCAAGATATAATTACAGAAGTTTTTAAAGAATATGATTATACTTTAGATACTCATACTGCTGTAGGAGTTGATTCTTATCAAAAGTATGTAGAGGAAACAAGGGATAATACAATAACAATAATTGATTCTACAGCAAATCCTTATAAGTTTAGCAAGTCAGTACTTGAAGCTTTAGAGGGAGATGTTGCAGCAGAGAATGAATTTAAGATCTTAAAGAAATTAAATGAAGTAACTGGATTAGAGATTCATCGAGGATTAAAAGGATTGGAAGAGAAAGAGATTAGACATAATAGAAATTGTAATACTACAGCAATTAAAGCAGAGGTTAAGGATATTTTAGGAATATAA